The following coding sequences lie in one Flexivirga oryzae genomic window:
- the efeO gene encoding iron uptake system protein EfeO has protein sequence MHESRRSRITGVGATVALAVSLAACGSSSAGSASSSAPGKHPSGAATGAPVSGGAAQVQITLTSSGGCELDHASAPAGPVTFSVTNKDAPAITEIELQSDQRILGEKENLAPGLPPVKFTTTLSGGKYQLYCPGADRENVTFSVSGKAAAPAGGSTATLLAQGTKGYATFVNQNATDMVAAVGSLKAAIDKGDLAAAKKQYAGARPFYEKIESDVGGFVLPGFAPGDNAGNLDYLIDMRQSNLDPKVGWHGFHAVERDLWQRGKITGSTKKLAAELKTNVTKLAGLVTGITYRPEDLANGAASLLEEVQRNKIKGEEEKYSHLDLADFASNVEGAQQAFAFLKPGLQKIDPTLTSTVGRQFTNVNNSLTPYRDGHELGSFKPWTPKLRATDAAELSRTVQSLQDPLSRIAQKVATAG, from the coding sequence ATGCATGAGTCCCGTCGTTCACGGATCACCGGTGTGGGGGCGACCGTCGCTCTTGCCGTGTCACTCGCGGCGTGCGGGTCGTCATCCGCAGGGTCCGCCTCGTCGTCGGCGCCCGGCAAGCACCCGTCCGGGGCAGCCACGGGGGCGCCGGTGTCGGGCGGGGCGGCCCAGGTGCAGATCACCCTGACCAGCAGTGGTGGCTGCGAACTGGACCACGCCTCGGCACCCGCCGGCCCGGTGACCTTCTCGGTCACCAACAAGGACGCGCCCGCCATCACCGAGATCGAGTTGCAGAGCGATCAGCGGATTCTGGGCGAGAAGGAGAACCTCGCCCCGGGCCTGCCGCCGGTGAAGTTCACCACGACCCTGTCCGGTGGCAAGTACCAGCTGTACTGCCCTGGCGCGGACCGGGAGAACGTCACCTTCTCGGTGTCGGGCAAGGCCGCGGCACCCGCCGGCGGATCGACCGCCACCCTGCTGGCGCAGGGGACGAAGGGTTATGCCACCTTCGTCAACCAGAACGCCACCGACATGGTGGCCGCTGTCGGTTCGCTGAAGGCCGCAATCGACAAGGGCGACCTGGCCGCCGCGAAGAAGCAGTACGCCGGTGCGCGACCGTTCTACGAGAAGATCGAGTCCGACGTGGGTGGTTTCGTCCTGCCCGGGTTCGCACCGGGCGACAACGCCGGCAACCTGGACTACCTGATCGACATGCGCCAGTCCAACCTGGACCCGAAGGTCGGTTGGCACGGCTTCCACGCCGTCGAGCGTGACCTGTGGCAGCGCGGAAAGATCACCGGCAGCACCAAGAAGCTCGCGGCCGAGCTGAAGACCAACGTCACCAAGCTCGCCGGCCTGGTCACGGGCATCACCTACAGGCCCGAGGACCTGGCGAACGGTGCCGCGAGCCTGCTGGAAGAGGTACAGCGCAACAAGATCAAGGGCGAGGAGGAGAAGTACAGCCACCTCGACCTGGCTGACTTCGCGTCGAACGTCGAAGGTGCGCAACAGGCGTTCGCCTTCCTCAAGCCGGGTTTGCAGAAGATCGACCCGACCCTGACCTCGACGGTCGGTCGCCAGTTCACCAACGTCAACAATTCGTTGACGCCCTACCGGGACGGCCACGAACTGGGCAGCTTCAAACCGTGGACGCCGAAGCTGCGTGCCACGGACGCCGCAGAGCTCAGCAGGACCGTCCAGTCGCTGCAGGATCCGCTGTCCAGGATCGCCCAGAAGGTGGCGACCGCAGGGTGA